In Scomber japonicus isolate fScoJap1 chromosome 20, fScoJap1.pri, whole genome shotgun sequence, the genomic window GCAGGAAGAAGTCTCTGATGCGTGTTGCTTCGATCCAGGGGATGTAGGTGGCGGTGCGGGTGAACACGCTGGGTTTGTTCTCCACAGTGCAGCCGATGGGGCCAAAGCTCACCACGCCGTGCACTTCCCAGCGGTCATGCCCCAGCTGGCACAGCAGAGGACCACCAGAGTCACcctgagagaagaggaaggagacaaATGGAGTTGGAAAGTTTTCATTACGAGGTGTTAAAAAgtagatgtaaaaaataaaatattgattctCACTTCTTTTTCAAATATTGTTTGTAAATCTGTCATACCTGGCACGCTGCGGGGGGATCTTCAGTGTCTCTAAACCCAGCGCAGATCATAGAGTCTCGGACGCGGTCGCCCCAGAACTTCTTCTGCCGACAGGTCTTGAAGTCAATGATGGGAAGACGGGCTTGATTCAAAGCTTCTGCCAGAGACACATTCTCCTTTCCACCTGAAATATGGAGATGAAATTgtgttacatttaaattaaaacctgTACTGTGGAACATCAACTACATTCAAACCCCCTGCTGAATGATTTCACACCATGCTGATTAAGCCTTTCACCGCCAGGTAAATATCTCCATTTCACAGTGTACTGAGTTTTAATCTGGTGCTGGGTTTGACATTCCCGTGCTGGCTGGATGGATGCATACTGTGCAGAGAATGAGCACTAGAGACTTCTGGTTAGCCACAACAGCATCAACAGAGTAGCCTAAGCTACAGTGGAGCCTATGACATAAGCATGTGTcagcagtgtttttgtaattactctgactgccagaagggggagacaaacgtccttcactgcagctttaatttttcaGTCATGTCAGGTCTGGTTTTTCCAGGCTGACATATCTCAAATGTTAGATGGGTTGCCAGTAAATTACATATAACTTCAAACAATGAATCTTACTGACTCTGTTGAGTTACCTGACCTAACCTTGagcgccaccagcaggtcaaagttttcaCGTATTCTTTGtgaaatatcttaacatttACACGTTGGATTGGCACAAAACTTTCCAGAGGGCTGATCCTAAAGACTTTGTGATCCTTTGACTTTTACTTTAACGCCAGCAGCAGGTTCATATTTTGGTTGTTTAagaaatatctcaactattCAATAGATTTTTGTCAAATTTAGAAcaaactaacaattatttctcATTGTCAGTATTGTTTCTATTCATCAGTGAAATGCCTTCACTGACTTCACTCATGCCTTCAGTTTGCTTTCTTGGTGAGACTCCAAAACCTCCAGGTACTCTGTTTAATATCTAAATTTACTGTTTacatacagtagcctatatgacagaaaaagaggaaatcttCGCAATCGAAAAGTTGGAACCAAAGAACTTCTTACATTTTGCTTGAAAGCTGACTGAAATGATTAAGTaatcatcaaaatagttgctgattccTTTTTTACTACTAATTGCGGCTCTTGTTACACATTCATGACCCCCTCAGAATGAGTTGAAGCGTTAATAACTTTCTTCTAGCGCCATCATTAGGTCAAAGTACAGTTAGTAGTTGTAGTTCATGAGTGGACCCAGATCCTTCTACTTTCATATTTTCCTCTACTCACCCCGGGTGTCCCCCCAGCCTGTGACCCAACAGTAGTGTCCTGGTCTAAGGCTGGTCTGCTTGCGCGGCAGGCAGGCGTAGCGGATGAAGTTGGAAGGGACAATGTCTGTGCCGGCCTTCACCAGGGCAATGTCGTAATCCAGTTCGCTGTGCATGGGATAGCGGAAGTTCTCATGACGGTAGATC contains:
- the zgc:112285 gene encoding elastase-1 — protein: MAVPGPPLLLFLSLLLPLLLSKASLPAAAYTLSPGRQHKVLHLDWPKDCGMAHFKPNMAERIVSGNEARPHSWPWQVSLQVRPRGSKHYIHVCGGTLIHKNWVLTAAHCFQKGKAEDAGSWRIVLGKHQLRRSETAERVFPVKRIYRHENFRYPMHSELDYDIALVKAGTDIVPSNFIRYACLPRKQTSLRPGHYCWVTGWGDTRGGKENVSLAEALNQARLPIIDFKTCRQKKFWGDRVRDSMICAGFRDTEDPPAACQGDSGGPLLCQLGHDRWEVHGVVSFGPIGCTVENKPSVFTRTATYIPWIEATRIRDFFLH